Part of the Vigna angularis cultivar LongXiaoDou No.4 chromosome 1, ASM1680809v1, whole genome shotgun sequence genome, taagCTTAAAAAGTGTAAAATATGTATTCAACAAATCGTATTAATAATACCATTACAAATAGAgccttaaattttgttttataaaatttatggtGGGTATCCTATATATAATTTGACATCTATGGCAACACTTCAACAGTAACGAAtcttcagaaaaatattttgaggATTAAgttaaatgtatataaatttttgaaaatgtcaaatatataacatatactaaaataaaaaagtattatgaaaattattaaaaaaattaaataaagaaaacatagaagACCAAGTCAAATGCTTGTTAAAAATACAAAGTAAACttctaaaaaatttatacaattcTGAACATAAGAAGTTGAAAACTattgtgaaaagaaaaatctaaatttattaaAGAGGTAAAAACACAGTACCATTTAAAATCTTCTCTATTTTTCAAATCCAAAGCCATCAATTTATCTGCATAAACTTTTTTCTtctgaaaaatatgaaaaattctaaatttcatGTCTTTAAATAACTCcaaacattttcttcatctccCATCGAAggaacaataaaagaaaaagctaAACAAACTAGTGAAGAGTTGCAATGAATccaaagtattttaaaatttgcattcaaaacATATTCCAACACATGTATAAGACATGTGAGCTCAATACGTAAATAGAAATTATGAActccaaataaaaagaaaaagctaTCAACATACTTTCTTACAtttgtttatataataaaatacaagtaATAACAGTGCCTCGAGATTATTAGTTCCATTAGTGTTAACTTTAATCTAATTAATCATCAAATGTTTCCAGAATAGTAGAAGAAACTTTACCCCGAGTGTCAATATCAAAGAATTTTAACACAGCAAAATTAGCCATGATATCATGCATAgatttaataatatgaatatatGCTGCTGAAATCTAGCTTAATCCCTTGTTTGCCAATCCAAACAGAAAAGCTAATCGCAGCTAATATAAGAATTTCActacaattacatatatttgaattattttaaatattattctgAACTTTTGATTAATGGTACATGTGCATACCTTTGAATTGAGAAAATAAGATGTAAGATATGCTTACAACATCAAATCGTCCATTTAACGAAACTTTATTAACACAGGGAGAGGAGATAAATATGATACAATCaatacatgataaaaaaaaaatagtaaaagacAATAGATGTTGATGAAGTGTTTAATATCTAAAGATGTGTAACATGATCACTATTACTTGAACCAAAACCTTAAACTTTTTTGGTTAGGCCAAAACGGGTTGCGAAAAATTGATCTCTGACCCAAAGGGGAGACCATGAGAGGAAGGCAAATAAAGCAGTCATGTGACCAAAAACAATTTGTTTTGGTGGTTTAGGGCGTAAAACCCTTTTAGCCACATGTCTAGCAAAAACTCTACCATCCGTTGCTTTGTTACCCTGAGAAGCTCTAGCTCGCTCTTCAATCACCTCTTTAAAGTCCTTATAAAGCTTCCACTCATAATTACCCAATCTCTCCGTATTGGCCCTCCCAAAGTTTGATCTCACAGAGGCTGGCAAAACTAGAACTACGTTGATCCCAAAAGGCCTAAGTTCTAGGCGCAAACTGTTTGACATGGCATGCACTGCAGCCTTGCTAGCACAATAAGACCCTGCCCAAGGGGTTGAAACTTGGCCTACCACACTTCCAACATTTACTATACTCCCACTTCTTCTCATAGCCATGTGAGGCACCACATGCTGCACCATTCTTAGTTGCCCTAGTGTGTTGATTTCCCAAGCCTTTCTAATTGTATCTAGTGGCAACTCAGCCAATGGTCCAGTGCTACCTATTCCAGCATTATTAATCAATATATCTATGCGACCATGTTTTGATATAACATTCGCCACAGCTGAAGACACGCTTTCATCACAAGACACATCAAGCTCCAATGTCTCTATGTTATCTGACTGCAACTCTGACATGTCTTGCATCCGTTCTGAGATGTCAGAGGCAAAAACGTGGCATTTTTTCTCAGCAA contains:
- the LOC108328997 gene encoding short-chain dehydrogenase ptmH, which translates into the protein MSDRKVVLVTGCAKGGIGYEYCKAFAEKKCHVFASDISERMQDMSELQSDNIETLELDVSCDESVSSAVANVISKHGRIDILINNAGIGSTGPLAELPLDTIRKAWEINTLGQLRMVQHVVPHMAMRRSGSIVNVGSVVGQVSTPWAGSYCASKAAVHAMSNSLRLELRPFGINVVLVLPASVRSNFGRANTERLGNYEWKLYKDFKEVIEERARASQGNKATDGRVFARHVAKRVLRPKPPKQIVFGHMTALFAFLSWSPLWVRDQFFATRFGLTKKV